Genomic DNA from Candidatus Omnitrophota bacterium:
CGTGACCCGGAACAGCCGCATCTTGGCCACCGAGATCTCCAGGACCGCCACAATGATCCCCAGGGCGAAAACCTTGGCCATGGTCAGGAGCGCCGCCAGAGCGATCGCGGATGCCCCGCTGCCGGCCGCGGCCAGCGTCGGGTAGATCAAATGTCCGATCAGCAGGAACCACACCATCTGCTTGACATGCGCGGCCAGTTCCACCAGGGCCAGCGAGCGGCCCGAATATTCCAGGACCATGGCCTCGTGCACCATGGTCAACTCCAGGTGCGTTTCCTGGTTGTCAATCGGGATGCGCGTCGTTTCCGCCAGGGTCACCATAAAGATGGCCATCACGCTGAACAGCGTCGAAAAATGCAGGACGTTGAGGCTGCCCATCTGCGCCGGGCTGGTGGTGCCGAACTGCATGAAGAGGCTGAAGATCGCCAGGCACGCCACAGGCTCGGCCACGCCCGCGATGAACATCTCCCGCGACGAGCCCATGCCGCCGAAGGCGCTTCCGGTGTCCAGCCCGGCCAGGGCCAGGAAGAACCGGCCGAGAGCCAGGACAAACAACATCGCCAAAAGATCGCCCGCCCAGGTGCCGGACGCGTTTTGAACGACCATCGGCATCAGGGCCAGGGCCGTCCC
This window encodes:
- a CDS encoding NADH-quinone oxidoreductase subunit H, producing MDIAIVICQVVLLAAFAPLVSGVIAKVKNDLRMRRGPGVFQPYHNLAKFFSKQEVVSEHASWIFRRAPLIVLASSGTALALMPMVVQNASGTWAGDLLAMLFVLALGRFFLALAGLDTGSAFGGMGSSREMFIAGVAEPVACLAIFSLFMQFGTTSPAQMGSLNVLHFSTLFSVMAIFMVTLAETTRIPIDNQETHLELTMVHEAMVLEYSGRSLALVELAAHVKQMVWFLLIGHLIYPTLAAAGSGASAIALAALLTMAKVFALGIIVAVLEISVAKMRLFRVTDFFAFGFVLAVLALICAVLGV